A window of the Helianthus annuus cultivar XRQ/B chromosome 4, HanXRQr2.0-SUNRISE, whole genome shotgun sequence genome harbors these coding sequences:
- the LOC110938162 gene encoding uncharacterized protein LOC110938162 has protein sequence MATANSHILLLLALVALTPSTTSAAASPNLDLNIHQLLQLLGFPPGLIPDPVEAFAISPAGLLPPTFNFTIHFKEPCYVQYVNFNYFAPVFTGIITFGKISGMIGHKNQFPSGEWIDMYDVTMVGQNLVFKFATATVTYDRAHFEEVKTCTDGPLIPDHSNQLISQLPISVE, from the exons ATGGCAACTGCTAATTCTCACATCCTCCTCCTCCTCGCCCTTGTCGCACTCACACCTTCCACCACCTCAGCTGCTGCATCCCCAAACTTAGACTTAAACATACACCAACTTCTCCAACTACTCGGATTTCCACCCGGCCTTATACCTGATCCCGTCGAAGCTTTCGCTATATCCCCCGCAGGCCTTTTGCCACCCACCTTCAACTTCACCATCCACTTTAAGGAACCATGTTACGTACAGTACGTAAACTTCAATTACTTCGCCCCGGTGTTTACCGGAATAATCACCTTCGGTAAAATTTCCGGGATGATAGGCCATAAGAATCAATTCCCGTCGGGCGAATGGATAGATATGTACGATGTCACAATGGTTGGCCAAAACCTCGTGTTCAAATTTGCCACTGCAACTGTAACGTACGATAGAGCGCATTTTGAGGAGGTTAAGACTTGCACAGATGGTCCTCTTATTCCTGATCACTCTAACCAACTCATCTCTCAG CTTCCAATCAGTGTAGAATGA
- the LOC110938163 gene encoding uncharacterized protein LOC110938163 produces the protein MPETVAPRLIREDSNGGQYQWCGLFLPSPLQSFPRSTEDLKFLTKIMQKLNQSLEILDYIYPGMAFATVNMDTTSSGFKLPQDCAICPKLCSPVSMQVRQSVIYMDDVLLLESGEQGSAFCEDKCWFQWAEADKLGIVE, from the exons ATGCCTGAAACTGTAGCTCCAAGACTAATCAGGGAAGACAGTAATGGTGGGCAATATCAATGGTGTGGTCTCTTCCTACCTTCACCTCTTCAAAGCTTCCCTAGGTCGACTG AAGATCTAAAATTCCTCACAAAAATTATGCAAAAACTGAACCAATCTTTAGAAATTTTGGATTACATATATCCAGGGATGGCATTTGCGACTGTGAATATGGATACAACTAGTAGCGGATTCAAGTTACCGCAGGATTGTGCAATTTGCCCAAAGTTATGTTCACCCGTTTCCATGCAAG TTAGACAGAGTGTTATTTATATGGATGATGTGTTACTCTTGGAAAGTGGGGAGCAAGGATCGGCTTTTTGTGAGGATAAATGTTGGTTTCAATGGGCAGAAGCCGATAAG TTGGGCATAGTGGAATGA